One window from the genome of Elephas maximus indicus isolate mEleMax1 chromosome 8, mEleMax1 primary haplotype, whole genome shotgun sequence encodes:
- the CDCA7L gene encoding cell division cycle-associated 7-like protein isoform X4 — MELATRSQIPKEVADIFNAPSDDEDFVGFRDDVPMETLSSEESCDSFDSLESGKKDVHFHSKYFTEELRKIFVEDTDSETEDFEGFSQSDLNVNSDPEITLVESNLSDDSKASLVSEEEQDEEEEKATPRRSRPRRSNIALRVAFPFPTKKLANQPDKKNSSSEPLHSSSCLQDSKKTVLGRQKSCRQRKQWEDSASESEDDSRDEGQGSSDALLKRTMNIKENKAMLAQLLAELNSMPDFFPVRTPSSTLKKKTVRRAFSEGQIPRRTNPARSARPPEKFALENFTVSAAKYAEEFYSFRRRKTISGARCQGYKRRCRVSSFRPVEDITEEDLENVAITVRDKIYDKVLGNTCHQCRQKTIDTKTVCRNQGCGGVRGQFCGPCLRNRYGEDVRSALLDPDWMCPPCRGICNCSYCRKRDGRCATGILIHLAKFYGYDNVKEYLESLQKQLVEDN, encoded by the exons ATACCTAAAGAAGTGGCTGACATTTTTAACGCCCCCAGTGATGATGAAGATTTCGTCGGCTTCCGAGATGATGTTCCCATGGAAACCCTCTCATCAGAAGAGAGCTGTGATAGTTTTGACTCACTGGAGTCAGGGAAAAAG GATGTGCATTTCCATTCCAAGTACTTCACGGAAGAGCTGAGAAAAATTTTTGTAGAGGACACTGACTCAGAGACGGAAGATTTTGAAGGATTTTCCCAGAGCGATCTGAACGTAAACAGTGACCCAGAAATAACG CTTGTGGAGTCAAACTTGAGTGATGACAGCAAAGCATCTTTAGTGAGTGAGGAAGAGCAagatgaagaggaagaaaaggctaCACCCAGAAGAAGCAGGCCTAGAAGAAGCAATATCGCTCTTCGAGTAGCCTTTCCGTTCCCCACCAAGAAATTGGCAAATCAGCCAGATAAGAAAAACAGTTCCTCTGAGCCATTGCATTCTAGCTCGTGCTTACAGGACAGTAAAAAGACAGTTCTGGGAAGACAGAAGAGCTGCAGACAGAGGAAGCAGTGGGAAGATTCTGCCTCTGAGTCCGAGGATGACTCCAGGGATGAGGGCCAGGGCAGCTCAGATGCCCTGCTGAAGAGGACCATGAATATCAAGGAGAACAAAGCCATG CTTGCTCAGTTACTGGCGGAGTTGAATTCTATGCCAGATTTCTTCCCAGTACGAACCCCAAGCTCGACTTTG AAGAAGAAAACTGTGAGGCGGGCCTTCTCGGAGGGACAGATCCCGCGGCGCACGAACCCCGCCCGGAGCGCGCGGCCTCCGGAGAAGTTTGCGCTGGAGAACTTCACTGTCTCAGCTGCCAAATATGCAGAAGAGTTTTACAGTTTCAGAAGAAGGAAGACAATTAGTGGG GCGAGATGCCAGGGGTATAAACGACGTTGCCGTGTCTCTTCTTTCCGACCAGTGGAGGATATCACTGAAGAGGACTTAGAAAACGTGGCCATAACTGTCCGAGATAAAATCTATGATAAAGTTCTG GGCAACACTTGCCATCAGTGTCGGCAGAAGACCATTGACACCAAGACAGTGTGTCGGAACCAGGGCTGTGGTGGAGTGAGGGGACAGTTCTGTGGGCCGTGCCTGCGGAACCGCTACGGGGAGGATGTGAGATCTGCTCTGCTGGACCCG GATTGGATGTGTCCTCCTTGCCGTGGGATCTGCAATTGCAGCTACTGTCGGAAGCGTGATGGCCGCTGTGCCACAGGGATCCTCATTCATTTGGCCAAGTTCTATGGTTATGATAATGTTAAGGAATATCTGGAGAG CTTACAAAAGCAGCTGGTAGAAGATAATTAA
- the CDCA7L gene encoding cell division cycle-associated 7-like protein isoform X5, which produces MELATRSQIPKEVADIFNAPSDDEDFVGFRDDVPMETLSSEESCDSFDSLESGKKLVESNLSDDSKASLVSEEEQDEEEEKATPRRSRPRRSNIALRVAFPFPTKKLANQPDKKNSSSEPLHSSSCLQDSKKTVLGRQKSCRQRKQWEDSASESEDDSRDEGQGSSDALLKRTMNIKENKAMLAQLLAELNSMPDFFPVRTPSSTLKKKTVRRAFSEGQIPRRTNPARSARPPEKFALENFTVSAAKYAEEFYSFRRRKTISGARCQGYKRRCRVSSFRPVEDITEEDLENVAITVRDKIYDKVLGNTCHQCRQKTIDTKTVCRNQGCGGVRGQFCGPCLRNRYGEDVRSALLDPDWMCPPCRGICNCSYCRKRDGRCATGILIHLAKFYGYDNVKEYLESLQKQLVEDN; this is translated from the exons ATACCTAAAGAAGTGGCTGACATTTTTAACGCCCCCAGTGATGATGAAGATTTCGTCGGCTTCCGAGATGATGTTCCCATGGAAACCCTCTCATCAGAAGAGAGCTGTGATAGTTTTGACTCACTGGAGTCAGGGAAAAAG CTTGTGGAGTCAAACTTGAGTGATGACAGCAAAGCATCTTTAGTGAGTGAGGAAGAGCAagatgaagaggaagaaaaggctaCACCCAGAAGAAGCAGGCCTAGAAGAAGCAATATCGCTCTTCGAGTAGCCTTTCCGTTCCCCACCAAGAAATTGGCAAATCAGCCAGATAAGAAAAACAGTTCCTCTGAGCCATTGCATTCTAGCTCGTGCTTACAGGACAGTAAAAAGACAGTTCTGGGAAGACAGAAGAGCTGCAGACAGAGGAAGCAGTGGGAAGATTCTGCCTCTGAGTCCGAGGATGACTCCAGGGATGAGGGCCAGGGCAGCTCAGATGCCCTGCTGAAGAGGACCATGAATATCAAGGAGAACAAAGCCATG CTTGCTCAGTTACTGGCGGAGTTGAATTCTATGCCAGATTTCTTCCCAGTACGAACCCCAAGCTCGACTTTG AAGAAGAAAACTGTGAGGCGGGCCTTCTCGGAGGGACAGATCCCGCGGCGCACGAACCCCGCCCGGAGCGCGCGGCCTCCGGAGAAGTTTGCGCTGGAGAACTTCACTGTCTCAGCTGCCAAATATGCAGAAGAGTTTTACAGTTTCAGAAGAAGGAAGACAATTAGTGGG GCGAGATGCCAGGGGTATAAACGACGTTGCCGTGTCTCTTCTTTCCGACCAGTGGAGGATATCACTGAAGAGGACTTAGAAAACGTGGCCATAACTGTCCGAGATAAAATCTATGATAAAGTTCTG GGCAACACTTGCCATCAGTGTCGGCAGAAGACCATTGACACCAAGACAGTGTGTCGGAACCAGGGCTGTGGTGGAGTGAGGGGACAGTTCTGTGGGCCGTGCCTGCGGAACCGCTACGGGGAGGATGTGAGATCTGCTCTGCTGGACCCG GATTGGATGTGTCCTCCTTGCCGTGGGATCTGCAATTGCAGCTACTGTCGGAAGCGTGATGGCCGCTGTGCCACAGGGATCCTCATTCATTTGGCCAAGTTCTATGGTTATGATAATGTTAAGGAATATCTGGAGAG CTTACAAAAGCAGCTGGTAGAAGATAATTAA
- the CDCA7L gene encoding cell division cycle-associated 7-like protein isoform X3, with protein MELATRSQIPKEVADIFNAPSDDEDFVGFRDDVPMETLSSEESCDSFDSLESGKKQDVHFHSKYFTEELRKIFVEDTDSETEDFEGFSQSDLNVNSDPEITLVESNLSDDSKASLVSEEEQDEEEEKATPRRSRPRRSNIALRVAFPFPTKKLANQPDKKNSSSEPLHSSSCLQDSKKTVLGRQKSCRQRKQWEDSASESEDDSRDEGQGSSDALLKRTMNIKENKAMLAQLLAELNSMPDFFPVRTPSSTLKKKTVRRAFSEGQIPRRTNPARSARPPEKFALENFTVSAAKYAEEFYSFRRRKTISGARCQGYKRRCRVSSFRPVEDITEEDLENVAITVRDKIYDKVLGNTCHQCRQKTIDTKTVCRNQGCGGVRGQFCGPCLRNRYGEDVRSALLDPDWMCPPCRGICNCSYCRKRDGRCATGILIHLAKFYGYDNVKEYLESLQKQLVEDN; from the exons ATACCTAAAGAAGTGGCTGACATTTTTAACGCCCCCAGTGATGATGAAGATTTCGTCGGCTTCCGAGATGATGTTCCCATGGAAACCCTCTCATCAGAAGAGAGCTGTGATAGTTTTGACTCACTGGAGTCAGGGAAAAAG CAGGATGTGCATTTCCATTCCAAGTACTTCACGGAAGAGCTGAGAAAAATTTTTGTAGAGGACACTGACTCAGAGACGGAAGATTTTGAAGGATTTTCCCAGAGCGATCTGAACGTAAACAGTGACCCAGAAATAACG CTTGTGGAGTCAAACTTGAGTGATGACAGCAAAGCATCTTTAGTGAGTGAGGAAGAGCAagatgaagaggaagaaaaggctaCACCCAGAAGAAGCAGGCCTAGAAGAAGCAATATCGCTCTTCGAGTAGCCTTTCCGTTCCCCACCAAGAAATTGGCAAATCAGCCAGATAAGAAAAACAGTTCCTCTGAGCCATTGCATTCTAGCTCGTGCTTACAGGACAGTAAAAAGACAGTTCTGGGAAGACAGAAGAGCTGCAGACAGAGGAAGCAGTGGGAAGATTCTGCCTCTGAGTCCGAGGATGACTCCAGGGATGAGGGCCAGGGCAGCTCAGATGCCCTGCTGAAGAGGACCATGAATATCAAGGAGAACAAAGCCATG CTTGCTCAGTTACTGGCGGAGTTGAATTCTATGCCAGATTTCTTCCCAGTACGAACCCCAAGCTCGACTTTG AAGAAGAAAACTGTGAGGCGGGCCTTCTCGGAGGGACAGATCCCGCGGCGCACGAACCCCGCCCGGAGCGCGCGGCCTCCGGAGAAGTTTGCGCTGGAGAACTTCACTGTCTCAGCTGCCAAATATGCAGAAGAGTTTTACAGTTTCAGAAGAAGGAAGACAATTAGTGGG GCGAGATGCCAGGGGTATAAACGACGTTGCCGTGTCTCTTCTTTCCGACCAGTGGAGGATATCACTGAAGAGGACTTAGAAAACGTGGCCATAACTGTCCGAGATAAAATCTATGATAAAGTTCTG GGCAACACTTGCCATCAGTGTCGGCAGAAGACCATTGACACCAAGACAGTGTGTCGGAACCAGGGCTGTGGTGGAGTGAGGGGACAGTTCTGTGGGCCGTGCCTGCGGAACCGCTACGGGGAGGATGTGAGATCTGCTCTGCTGGACCCG GATTGGATGTGTCCTCCTTGCCGTGGGATCTGCAATTGCAGCTACTGTCGGAAGCGTGATGGCCGCTGTGCCACAGGGATCCTCATTCATTTGGCCAAGTTCTATGGTTATGATAATGTTAAGGAATATCTGGAGAG CTTACAAAAGCAGCTGGTAGAAGATAATTAA
- the CDCA7L gene encoding cell division cycle-associated 7-like protein isoform X2: protein MELATRSQIPKEVADIFNAPSDDEDFVGFRDDVPMETLSSEESCDSFDSLESGKKVQCFLGQDVHFHSKYFTEELRKIFVEDTDSETEDFEGFSQSDLNVNSDPEITLVESNLSDDSKASLVSEEEQDEEEEKATPRRSRPRRSNIALRVAFPFPTKKLANQPDKKNSSSEPLHSSSCLQDSKKTVLGRQKSCRQRKQWEDSASESEDDSRDEGQGSSDALLKRTMNIKENKAMLAQLLAELNSMPDFFPVRTPSSTLKKKTVRRAFSEGQIPRRTNPARSARPPEKFALENFTVSAAKYAEEFYSFRRRKTISGARCQGYKRRCRVSSFRPVEDITEEDLENVAITVRDKIYDKVLGNTCHQCRQKTIDTKTVCRNQGCGGVRGQFCGPCLRNRYGEDVRSALLDPDWMCPPCRGICNCSYCRKRDGRCATGILIHLAKFYGYDNVKEYLESLQKQLVEDN, encoded by the exons ATACCTAAAGAAGTGGCTGACATTTTTAACGCCCCCAGTGATGATGAAGATTTCGTCGGCTTCCGAGATGATGTTCCCATGGAAACCCTCTCATCAGAAGAGAGCTGTGATAGTTTTGACTCACTGGAGTCAGGGAAAAAGGTACAATGCTTCCTCGGGCAG GATGTGCATTTCCATTCCAAGTACTTCACGGAAGAGCTGAGAAAAATTTTTGTAGAGGACACTGACTCAGAGACGGAAGATTTTGAAGGATTTTCCCAGAGCGATCTGAACGTAAACAGTGACCCAGAAATAACG CTTGTGGAGTCAAACTTGAGTGATGACAGCAAAGCATCTTTAGTGAGTGAGGAAGAGCAagatgaagaggaagaaaaggctaCACCCAGAAGAAGCAGGCCTAGAAGAAGCAATATCGCTCTTCGAGTAGCCTTTCCGTTCCCCACCAAGAAATTGGCAAATCAGCCAGATAAGAAAAACAGTTCCTCTGAGCCATTGCATTCTAGCTCGTGCTTACAGGACAGTAAAAAGACAGTTCTGGGAAGACAGAAGAGCTGCAGACAGAGGAAGCAGTGGGAAGATTCTGCCTCTGAGTCCGAGGATGACTCCAGGGATGAGGGCCAGGGCAGCTCAGATGCCCTGCTGAAGAGGACCATGAATATCAAGGAGAACAAAGCCATG CTTGCTCAGTTACTGGCGGAGTTGAATTCTATGCCAGATTTCTTCCCAGTACGAACCCCAAGCTCGACTTTG AAGAAGAAAACTGTGAGGCGGGCCTTCTCGGAGGGACAGATCCCGCGGCGCACGAACCCCGCCCGGAGCGCGCGGCCTCCGGAGAAGTTTGCGCTGGAGAACTTCACTGTCTCAGCTGCCAAATATGCAGAAGAGTTTTACAGTTTCAGAAGAAGGAAGACAATTAGTGGG GCGAGATGCCAGGGGTATAAACGACGTTGCCGTGTCTCTTCTTTCCGACCAGTGGAGGATATCACTGAAGAGGACTTAGAAAACGTGGCCATAACTGTCCGAGATAAAATCTATGATAAAGTTCTG GGCAACACTTGCCATCAGTGTCGGCAGAAGACCATTGACACCAAGACAGTGTGTCGGAACCAGGGCTGTGGTGGAGTGAGGGGACAGTTCTGTGGGCCGTGCCTGCGGAACCGCTACGGGGAGGATGTGAGATCTGCTCTGCTGGACCCG GATTGGATGTGTCCTCCTTGCCGTGGGATCTGCAATTGCAGCTACTGTCGGAAGCGTGATGGCCGCTGTGCCACAGGGATCCTCATTCATTTGGCCAAGTTCTATGGTTATGATAATGTTAAGGAATATCTGGAGAG CTTACAAAAGCAGCTGGTAGAAGATAATTAA
- the CDCA7L gene encoding cell division cycle-associated 7-like protein isoform X1, translated as MELATRSQIPKEVADIFNAPSDDEDFVGFRDDVPMETLSSEESCDSFDSLESGKKVQCFLGQQDVHFHSKYFTEELRKIFVEDTDSETEDFEGFSQSDLNVNSDPEITLVESNLSDDSKASLVSEEEQDEEEEKATPRRSRPRRSNIALRVAFPFPTKKLANQPDKKNSSSEPLHSSSCLQDSKKTVLGRQKSCRQRKQWEDSASESEDDSRDEGQGSSDALLKRTMNIKENKAMLAQLLAELNSMPDFFPVRTPSSTLKKKTVRRAFSEGQIPRRTNPARSARPPEKFALENFTVSAAKYAEEFYSFRRRKTISGARCQGYKRRCRVSSFRPVEDITEEDLENVAITVRDKIYDKVLGNTCHQCRQKTIDTKTVCRNQGCGGVRGQFCGPCLRNRYGEDVRSALLDPDWMCPPCRGICNCSYCRKRDGRCATGILIHLAKFYGYDNVKEYLESLQKQLVEDN; from the exons ATACCTAAAGAAGTGGCTGACATTTTTAACGCCCCCAGTGATGATGAAGATTTCGTCGGCTTCCGAGATGATGTTCCCATGGAAACCCTCTCATCAGAAGAGAGCTGTGATAGTTTTGACTCACTGGAGTCAGGGAAAAAGGTACAATGCTTCCTCGGGCAG CAGGATGTGCATTTCCATTCCAAGTACTTCACGGAAGAGCTGAGAAAAATTTTTGTAGAGGACACTGACTCAGAGACGGAAGATTTTGAAGGATTTTCCCAGAGCGATCTGAACGTAAACAGTGACCCAGAAATAACG CTTGTGGAGTCAAACTTGAGTGATGACAGCAAAGCATCTTTAGTGAGTGAGGAAGAGCAagatgaagaggaagaaaaggctaCACCCAGAAGAAGCAGGCCTAGAAGAAGCAATATCGCTCTTCGAGTAGCCTTTCCGTTCCCCACCAAGAAATTGGCAAATCAGCCAGATAAGAAAAACAGTTCCTCTGAGCCATTGCATTCTAGCTCGTGCTTACAGGACAGTAAAAAGACAGTTCTGGGAAGACAGAAGAGCTGCAGACAGAGGAAGCAGTGGGAAGATTCTGCCTCTGAGTCCGAGGATGACTCCAGGGATGAGGGCCAGGGCAGCTCAGATGCCCTGCTGAAGAGGACCATGAATATCAAGGAGAACAAAGCCATG CTTGCTCAGTTACTGGCGGAGTTGAATTCTATGCCAGATTTCTTCCCAGTACGAACCCCAAGCTCGACTTTG AAGAAGAAAACTGTGAGGCGGGCCTTCTCGGAGGGACAGATCCCGCGGCGCACGAACCCCGCCCGGAGCGCGCGGCCTCCGGAGAAGTTTGCGCTGGAGAACTTCACTGTCTCAGCTGCCAAATATGCAGAAGAGTTTTACAGTTTCAGAAGAAGGAAGACAATTAGTGGG GCGAGATGCCAGGGGTATAAACGACGTTGCCGTGTCTCTTCTTTCCGACCAGTGGAGGATATCACTGAAGAGGACTTAGAAAACGTGGCCATAACTGTCCGAGATAAAATCTATGATAAAGTTCTG GGCAACACTTGCCATCAGTGTCGGCAGAAGACCATTGACACCAAGACAGTGTGTCGGAACCAGGGCTGTGGTGGAGTGAGGGGACAGTTCTGTGGGCCGTGCCTGCGGAACCGCTACGGGGAGGATGTGAGATCTGCTCTGCTGGACCCG GATTGGATGTGTCCTCCTTGCCGTGGGATCTGCAATTGCAGCTACTGTCGGAAGCGTGATGGCCGCTGTGCCACAGGGATCCTCATTCATTTGGCCAAGTTCTATGGTTATGATAATGTTAAGGAATATCTGGAGAG CTTACAAAAGCAGCTGGTAGAAGATAATTAA